One genomic segment of Arachis duranensis cultivar V14167 chromosome 4, aradu.V14167.gnm2.J7QH, whole genome shotgun sequence includes these proteins:
- the LOC107483773 gene encoding probable arabinosyltransferase ARAD1 encodes PIRFTYGVIAARSASRGGGRPENLTSLSYPGHQHMGEWFLFLDMNRPESDRVGSPVTRVMDPEEAELFYVPFFSSLSQLVSMSQQGDGSEAAYSDEETQEALVEWLEGQKYWQRNGGRDHVFTAADPKSLLHVMDKVKNSVLLVVGFGRLRGDQGSLVKDVVVPYPHRLRTYEGDLGLQNRPTLLFFMGARFRKEEGRIRDVLFQVLENERDAIIKHGVQSTENRREASNGMHTSKFCLNPVGDTSTSCRLFDSIVSLCVPVIVSDTIEVPFEDTIDYRKIAIFVESAAAVKPGYLMSLLRAIPPERIVEYQREMLKVRRYFQYGVSNGAVDEIWRQVTKKLPLIKLMSNRDKRLVIKESDCSCVCANPTTNRTP; translated from the exons CCCATTCGGTTCACCTACGGTGTCATCGCCGCCCGGTCCGCCTCCCGAGGAGGCGGCAGGCCGGAGAATCTAACCTCCCTGAGCTACCCGGGACACCAGCACATGGGAGAATGGTTTCTGTTCCTGGACATGAATCGTCCAGAGTCAGATCGGGTAGGGTCACCGGTGACCCGGGTGATGGACCCGGAAGAAGCGGAGCTGTTCTACGTGCCGTTCTTCTCGTCGCTGAGCCAGCTGGTGTCGATGAGCCAACAAGGTGATGGGTCGGAGGCGGCATACAGCGACGAGGAGACGCAGGAAGCGCTGGTGGAGTGGCTGGAGGGGCAGAAATACTGGCAGAGGAATGGAGGGAGGGACCACGTGTTCACGGCGGCGGACCCGAAGTCGCTGTTGCATGTGATGGATAAGGTGAAGAATAGTGTGCTTCTTGTGGTTGGGTTTGGTAGGTTGAGAGGGGATCAGGGTTCTCTGGTGAAGGATGTGGTGGTTCCTTACCCTCATAGACTCAGAACCTACGAGGGTGATCTTGGTCTCCAGAATCGTCCCACCTTGCTTTTCTTCATGGGTGCTCGCTTTCGAAAGGAG GAAGGGAGAATTCGCGATGTACTGTTTCAAGTCCTCGAAAATGAACGGGACGCTATAATAAAGCATGGAGTTCAATCGACAGAGAACAGAAGAGAAGCATCAAATGGAATGCACACATCAAAGTTCTGCTTGAACCCTGTTGGAGACACTTCAACTTCTTGCCGCCTCTTTGACTCCATAGTTAGCCTCTGTGTTCCGGTTATCGTTAGTGATACCATTGAGGTGCCCTTTGAAGATACCATTGATTATAGAAAGATAGCAATCTTTGTAGAATCTGCTGCTGCTGTCAAACCTGGATATTTGATGTCACTGTTGAGAGCAATTCCTCCTGAGAGAATTGTTGAATATCAAAGAGAAATGCTAAAg GTAAGACGATACTTTCAATATGGTGTATCAAATGGAGCAGTGGATGAAATCTGGCGCCAAGTTACAAAAAAGTTACCATTGATTAAGCTAATGAGCAATCGTGACAAAAGGTTGGTAATAAAGGAATCAGATTGTTCTTGCGTATGTGCAAATCCAACTACTAACAGAACTCCATAG